A genomic window from Planctomycetota bacterium includes:
- a CDS encoding DUF3168 domain-containing protein: protein MTPDVDTAVLTCIRLCPEVLAAVADRVRPVVLGQGDRRPAITYEPVEDDHFDGVDGSTSEYTLTTYDFDIYADTHTQARFISEALRKHLHSSEFVAAGIDCTWFCDGTRVVRDKPTDGAPAPVYHIRQTYRLLWAAVD, encoded by the coding sequence ATGACGCCTGACGTCGACACCGCCGTACTGACTTGCATCCGGTTGTGCCCCGAAGTGCTGGCCGCGGTCGCCGATCGCGTCCGCCCCGTGGTGCTGGGGCAGGGAGACCGCCGACCCGCCATCACTTACGAGCCGGTCGAGGACGACCACTTCGACGGCGTCGACGGCAGCACGAGCGAGTACACGCTCACCACCTACGACTTCGACATCTACGCCGATACGCACACGCAGGCTCGGTTCATCTCCGAGGCCCTGCGAAAGCATCTGCACAGCAGCGAGTTCGTTGCCGCCGGCATCGACTGCACATGGTTCTGCGACGGCACCCGCGTCGTCCGCGACAAACCTACCGACGGAGCGCCCGCTCCCGTCTATCACATTCGTCAGACCTACCGCCTGCTCTGGGCCGCGGTCGACTAA
- a CDS encoding phage tail tube protein, with protein MAKDTKGFGAVLAWGDITLDADGYPDLAAALSASYTPFTKLESYTAPEQDVEETETRTHQSPDQYAEPSQDWKTNGELTAVIRYRKDEYAALLAALAVDKAWKVTYSDGTTDEYWGYLKKCRPTTPTSGPMNVEITVRCKGKPRNTPAA; from the coding sequence ATGGCCAAGGACACTAAGGGATTTGGTGCCGTGCTGGCGTGGGGCGACATCACGCTCGACGCTGACGGCTACCCCGACCTCGCCGCAGCGCTTAGCGCGTCTTACACCCCCTTCACGAAGCTGGAGAGCTACACCGCTCCCGAGCAAGACGTCGAGGAGACCGAAACCCGCACGCACCAGAGCCCGGATCAGTACGCCGAGCCGAGCCAGGACTGGAAGACCAACGGCGAACTCACCGCCGTGATCCGCTACCGCAAAGACGAGTACGCCGCATTGCTGGCCGCCCTCGCCGTCGACAAGGCGTGGAAGGTCACCTACTCCGACGGCACCACCGACGAGTACTGGGGCTACCTCAAGAAGTGTCGCCCCACGACGCCGACCAGCGGTCCGATGAACGTCGAGATCACCGTCCGCTGCAAGGGCAAGCCGCGAAACACGCCCGCCGCATAA